A segment of the Butyrivibrio fibrisolvens genome:
CCAGAAGGAGAAGCTAAGAAAGGAGATTAATCTATATGCTAGCTATTAATTTCGATGATGTGCTTAATGTCCTTAATACACTAAAACCTTATCTTATAGCGCTTGGCATAATCATAGTGTGTTGGATCATCCTAAGGATCGTTGTCGGCAAGGCTATGAAAAAGCAGCCGGCTAAGAGAAGAACAAAAGCCTGTCTTTTGGTAGCTCTTCTTGCCGGAATCTGCATAGTTGTCAATATGATCTGTACAGGGCCTATGAGTACTATGCTGGATCTTATTTCAGGCAGTGGCACTATTTCAAAAGCAACATCTGATAAAGCTACAGAGGTTGCAGTTCAGATAGGCGAAGAGGGTATCGCTCTTCTTGAAAACGACGATGATATTCTTCCTATGGCTAAGGGAGATAAGCTCAATGTATTTGGCTGGGCATCAATTAATCCTATCCTTGGCGGAGCAGGATCAGGTGCTTTAAATAATGCCTATGCTACAACTGATATACTTCAGTCTTTGAAGGATGCAGGAATTGAGACTAACGCTGAGCTAACTCAGTTCTATACAGAATATAAGGCTGACAGACCTGAAGTTGGTATGTGGGCTCAGGACTGGACACTTCCGGAACCTAACGTATCTCTTTATACAGATTCTCTTATAAGTAACGCAAAAGAATTCTCTGATACAGCAATGATCGTTATCAGCCGCTCAGGTGGTGAGGGTGCTGACCTTCCAGCTAATATGCCGGCTGTAGTAGATGGCTCCTTCCAGGATGGAACAACCTATACTGCAGGTACTTATGACGATTCATTAAATGAAGGCAATGACTGGGATGAAGGTGATCACTATCTTCAGCTTTCAAACAGAGAAGAAGAGATGATCGACCTTGTATGTAAGAATTTTGACAAGGTTATCCTTGTTTATAACGGAGCTAATGCTTTCGAACTTGGATTTGTAAATGATTATGCACAGATCAAGGGCGTTCTCTGGACAGCTGGTCAGGGACACGTTGGTATGAAAGCTCTTGGCGAGATCATTGCCGGAGAAGTTAATCCTTCCGCAAGACTTATAGATACATATGTATATGATTTTGAAGAAACACCATGGTGGAATAACTTTGGTGACTTCAATTATAAGAACATGGATGATATGTCTTATACTTCAACAGGCTTTACAGGTGTTGAATCAACATCCTATGTATCTTTCGTAAACTATGTAGAAGGAATCTATGTTGGATACAAGTTCTATGAGACAGCAGCTGCTGAAGGCCTTATAGATTATGATAAGATCGTTCAGTATCCATTTGGATATGGCCTTTCCTATACAACATTTGATCAGAAGATGGGCGAGATCACAGAATCTGATGGAACATTGTCATTTGACGTAACTGTTACAAATACAGGTAGCGTAGCAGGAAAAGACGTTATTGAAGTTTATTTCAATCCTCCGTATACAAACGGCGGAATTGAAAAGGCATCTGCAAACCTTGTTCAGTTTGAGAAAACAGATATTCTTGAACCCGGAGCTTCTCAGACTATCACAGTATCTTTTGCCCTCGAAGACATGGCTTCCTATGACTACAAAGATGCTAAGGGATATGTGCTTGAAGCAGGAGATTATATTATTTCCATTAATAAAGATTCTCATAATATAATCGACTCCAAGACTTATACAGTAGCTTCTGAGATCAAGGGTCGTAACTCTGATCAGGCAGAAGTAACTAACAGATTTGATTTTGCAGAAGGCGAAGTTAATTATCTTTCAAGAGCTGACGGCTTTGCAAACTATGCTGAAGCGATCAGCGCTCCTACAGATTACAATATGACAGATGAAGCTAAGGCTTCTTTCTACAACATCAGTAATTATCTTACTCCTGAAGCAACTGCTGCCGATGAAGATCCAAATGCAGCTGCTATCACAACAGGAGCTGATAACGGTATTAAGTTAAAAGACATGGTAGGTATCGACAAGGATGATCCTATGTGGGATCAGTTTATGGATCAGCTTACACTTGATGAAATGAACGATATCATTTCACTTGGCGGATACCAGACCAATTCAATTGACAGTGTTGGTAAGATCCGTACAAATGACTGCGACGGACCTTCATCTATCAACAACAACTTTACAGGTGTCGGCTCACTGGGCTTCCCTGTAGGCGTAGTTATCTCAGCTACATTTAATAAGCAGCTTGCTCATGATTTTGGTTACTTCATCGGCGTTATGGCTGATGAAATGGATACTTCCGGCTGGTATGCACCTGCCATGAATATCCACAGAACAGCATTTGCAGGTCGTAACTTCGAGTATTATTCAGAAGACGGACTTCTTTCCGGATATATTGCAGGTAACTCTGTAGCAGGTGCATGGGAAAATGGCGTATATGCTTACATGAAACACTTTGCACTTAATGATCAGGAGCAGAATCGTCTTGATATGCTCTGCACATGGTCCAATGAGCAGGCAATCCGTGAGATCTATTTAAGACCTTTCGAAGCTTGTGTAAAGGATTATGGCTGTCTTGCAGTTATGTCATCTTTTAACTACATCGGAAACAGATGGGCAGGCGGATGTTCTGAACTTCTTATGGACGTACTTAGAGGTGAATGGGGCTTTAAGGGATTTGTACTTACTGACTACTTTGGTGTATATGGATACATGTCATCAGATCAGGCTATCAGAAATGGTACAGATATGATGCTTGTTAACTATCCGACTCAGACCAATAATGTTCAGTTCCGAGATACAAACGGAGCTCAGCAGGCTATGAGACAGTCTGCTAAGAATGCACTCTATGTAGTAGCTAACAGCCGTGCATATTATGAAGAGAACTATTCCAATAAGCTGCCGGTATGGAAGGTTATCCTCTACATTGCAGATGCAGTGGTTATCGCACTTTGCTGCCTGATACTTGTAAAGGCATTTAAGAAAAAAGAAGAGGTGGCATAAGAAGTAAAGGTATACCGGTAATTATAAAATATTATAAATGGTAAATACTTTATATCATTAAGACGGGTATGAGAAATTAGTTTATATAAGGAAAAGGGGCACCGGATTCGTTTCGGTGTCCCTTTTCCAATGGTAATTCTTATTTAGCTTTGACTATAGATCATAGATTTCAAAGGATATGAGCGTCCAACACAGAAAAGCATCTATGTTTTTCTGTACATGTCGTAACTACATCCTGTAATTTTTGACCTTAAACGCCTTTGACGATTTCTTCGATAATGTCAGCGCACTTCTCAACGCCGATGATTCCTGTGTTAAGGCACAGATCATAGTTAGAGAAATCGTAGCTGTCATGACCTGTATAGTGCTTATAATAAATGCGGCGAAGTTCGTCCTGTTTTTTCATGATCTTCTTAAGGTGAGCGTCATCTACTCCCGGATGGAGCTGGGCTGCACGTTCAAGCTTGAAGTCTGTTTCAGCGTACAGGAATACGTCAAGCGATTTAATGCCTGCTTCCTTAAGTACAAAGTCAGCGCAGCGGCCTACGATGATACAGGGCTTTTGGGCAAGATCTACGATTACGTGCTTTTGTGCATTGAAGATGTCATCATAGGAATTGTAAGCAGCTGTACCATTTAAAAAATGCTCTATAAAAAGAGATAAAGAGGAGAGGCTTTCTCCTTCAGAGTTGACTTCATCTTCTGAAAAGCCGCTTTCGATAACAGTTTTTTTCACAAAATCCTTATCATAATAAGGGATTCCGAGTCTTTCAGAAAGCATTCCGGCGATAGTGCGTCCATATGCACAGTATTCTCTACCGATCGTAATTACAGGGAATTTAAGGTTATCCATAATAGTTATGCCTCCGCGCCTTTTATAGTCTTTTTTGACATAATAAATTGAAATGCAAGTGAGCCGATCACAAGTACAAGTCCGACTCCGTCTGTGAGGAGACCCGGATAGATGAGAAGGAGTCCTCCGACAACTGTAAGTACTCTGATGATCTTGTTCATATCGGTAAAACAGTAGCCTTCAAGGCCTGCAGCAAGTCCGAATATACCAAATACTGCTGTAATGCTTATCTGGGCAACAGCAAGAGGTGTTGTATCGATCATAAGGAGCGCCGGGCTTAAGCAGAACATATATGGAACTATGAAAGCTGCGATAGCAAGTCTTGAAGCGGTAAAGGCTGTCTTCATAGGGTTGGACTTTGCAATAGCAGAGCCTGCGTAAGCTGCAAGGGCAACAGGTGGAGTAATATCAGCTACAATACCAAAGTAAAATACGAAGAAGTGAGCAGCTGCGATCGGAACGCCCATTCTTATAAGGATAGGAGCTGTTGTAGCAGCCATGATGCAGTAGTTGGCTGTTGTAGGAACGCCCATTCCAAGTACGATACAGCAAAGCATTGTAAGTATGAGCGCAATTATGAGCTTATCACCAGCTACGCCTACAATAGCGTTTATAAGTTCGTTGGCAAGACCTGTCATTGTGATAGCTCCGGAGATGATTCCGGCTACGCCGCAGGCTGCGCCGACTGTGATAGCACTTTTGCCGCCTGATGAAAGAGCATCAAGGATCTTTCTGGGATTAAGCTTTGCATCTCTATTGATGAAGCCAACTATGATAGAGAGGATGATCGCAAGTGATGCGGCCTTCTGCATAGTCATGTAGTTACCTGATACCCATACTATCAGCATGATGATAGGTATAAGGAGATAGATCTTTTTAATAAGCTTAAAGAAGCTTGGAAGCTGGTCTTTAGGAATTCCTGTAAGTTTAAGACGCTTTGCTTCAAGGTGAACTGTAATAAATATTCCAAAGAAGTAAAGGATTGCAGGAAGTACGGCTTTACTTATTACATCTGAATATGGAACACCGATGAAATCTGCCATAAGGAAGGCTGCAGCTCCCATGATCGGGGGCATGATCTGACCACCTGTTGATGAAGCAGCTTCTACAGCGGCTGCAAATTCGTTCTTGTAGCCTGTCTTTTTCATCATAGGGATCGTAACTGATCCTGTTGTTACAGTGTTACCTACTGATGAACCTGATACCATACCGCAGAGGGCAGAAGAGATAACTGCAACTTTGGCAGGACCACCTGCGAATCTACCTGCAATGCTGTTTGCAAGCTCGATAAAAAAGCTTGAGATTCCGGTTCTTTCAAGGAATGCTCCGAAGATAATGAATACGACAATGTACTTGGAACATACATTAACTGGTGTAGAAAGGATTCCGCCTTTTGTATAGAAGAGGTTACGTACAAGGTATCTGACTCTTCCAGGGAAGCTTGGGTTTGTAAGGCCTATCGTAAGAGCATATATAACGAAGAATGCTGCTACGATGAGAATAGGCATACCTACGCATCTTCTTGTAACTTCTACAAGAGCAGCGATTCCGACGATACCTATTATGATCTGGTACCATTCAAATCTTGTTCCCTGGTTGATTATATCATTAGCATTGAAAGTAAAGTATAAGTATGATGCAGTTCCAAGGAGCATGAAGATCATATCGCCGATTGGAATGTAGTTAGGCTTTGTAAGGCCTTTTTTATGAGGATAGATAAGGAATCCCATTAGGACTATAAGTGCCATGAAGGATGTAAGTCTTATCTCTTCAAGGAAGGTTGCAAAAAGTGTTACATAAATGCACCAGAGTGAAAAGAGTGCAAGGACAACGGTTACGACTATCTTTGGAACTCCGGTCCATACTCTGGTGTTGGACTCTCTGTCATATTTGCGCATTACAGAATCGATGTCAGCGCCTCCTGTCTGTGTCTGCGCTGCAGTTGCGGAGGCATTTAAGATATTCGATTCTTTAGTCTCAATATTATTGTTAGTACTCAAAATATCATTCCTCCGTTCTTACTGTGATTCCATGCTCAGCGTAGTACTTAGCAGCACCTTCATGGTAAGGAACGTCAGTTACGCTTGTTGCATTTTCAAGATTAAGTTCTGCGCCCTTGGCATTTTCAAGAGTGATGTCATCTATGTGATCAAATATGGCTGCTGTAAGGTCGTAAACTACATCGTCGTCAAGTGAAGCAGATACGATAACTGTTGCTTTTACTGTGATTGTCTCTACATCTTCATCCTGTCCGGGGTAGGTTCCTGCAGGAATTGTATAAGCAGAGTAGTAAGGGCATTTTTCTATAATGCCATCACGAAGATCGCCGTCTATTCCGATGAGCTTTACGCCATTAGTTGTAGCAAGCTCTGTAATAGCAGTAGTTGGCGCACCTGCTACGATGAAGGCTGCATCTATTTTGCCATCCTTAAGAGACTCTTTGGAGTCTTCAAAAGACTGGTACTGGGGCTTTATGTCATCAAGTGTGATACCGGCGCCTTCAAGGACGTCAAGCGCATTGAAATAAACGCCAGAACCGGCTTCACCTATTGAAATACTTTTACCTTTGAGATCTGATACGGATCTGATATCCGGATCCATTGTGATAAGCTGAACAGTTTCAGCGTATAAGCATCCAAGAACTCTGAAATCGTGAGTTGCACCGTCTTGTTCAAATGCTCTGGTTCCGGACCAGGCATAAGACATAACGTCTGACTGTGTGAATCCAAGCTGGAAATCGCCATCCTGAATACTCTGAATATTAGCTTTAGAACCGCCTGTTGATACGGCAGTAACGCGAACGCCCGCATATTGCTTCATATACTGGGCAAGAACTCCGCCATATGCATAATATGTTCCTGCAGTTCCGCCTGTTCCAAACATGAAACGAAGGCCGCTACCGCAGGCGCAAAGACATGTGCACATGACAACGGCAAGGACTAAACTTAAAGTCCTGAAAACATGTGTTTTCTTCATCATTTTCCCTCTTTTCTTATTTTGTCAGAATATATTTTAACATATATTTTCATATACTGTTTTTGATGAAAAATATGGTGCTTTTTCATATTTACAGGATAAGAATTTGGGTAAAAATCTTTAAGCATTTATATTGTAGAAGGGATGAACATGTAATAGTATGAATACAAATGGCAATTAAGAACATCTTAAGTAAAAGATAAATCTGGCAAAGAGATTTTAAAAGGAGAGAAGATTATGAAAAATGTTACATTAGGACGCACCGGCATATGCGTTCCGCAAAACGGCTTTGGAGCACTTCCCGTGCAGCGAGTGTCTTTGGACGAAGCTGTAGTGCTTCTTAGAAAAGCTTATGATGGCGGCATGAGATTTTTTGACACAGCAAGAGCTTATAGCGACAGTGAAGAGAAGCTTGGCGCAGCATTTGGAGATGGCTATGTGAAAAGAGATGAGATCGTGATCACCACAAAGACTCAGGCCAAAACTCCTGAAGCTTTCTGGAAAGATCTTGAGACATCACTTGCAACTTTAAAAACTGAATATATCGATGTATACCAATTTCATCTCATGGGCCAGTGCTATAAGCCAGGTGATGGAACCGGAATGTACGAATGCATGCAGGAAGCTAAGGCTAAAGGCATGATCAAACATATTGGCGGAACTGCTCACAAGCTTGGTATTGCCAAAGAACTCATAGAATCAGATCTGTACGAGACAGTTCAGTATCCTATGAGCTATCTTGCATCAGATAAAGAGATCGAGCTGATTCATATGTGTAATGAACATAATGTAGGATTTATCGGCATGAAGGGACTTGCGGGCGGTCTTATCACTAATTCAAAGGCTGCAATGGCCTTTATATCCCAGTTTGATGGCGCT
Coding sequences within it:
- a CDS encoding glycoside hydrolase family 3 N-terminal domain-containing protein, translated to MLAINFDDVLNVLNTLKPYLIALGIIIVCWIILRIVVGKAMKKQPAKRRTKACLLVALLAGICIVVNMICTGPMSTMLDLISGSGTISKATSDKATEVAVQIGEEGIALLENDDDILPMAKGDKLNVFGWASINPILGGAGSGALNNAYATTDILQSLKDAGIETNAELTQFYTEYKADRPEVGMWAQDWTLPEPNVSLYTDSLISNAKEFSDTAMIVISRSGGEGADLPANMPAVVDGSFQDGTTYTAGTYDDSLNEGNDWDEGDHYLQLSNREEEMIDLVCKNFDKVILVYNGANAFELGFVNDYAQIKGVLWTAGQGHVGMKALGEIIAGEVNPSARLIDTYVYDFEETPWWNNFGDFNYKNMDDMSYTSTGFTGVESTSYVSFVNYVEGIYVGYKFYETAAAEGLIDYDKIVQYPFGYGLSYTTFDQKMGEITESDGTLSFDVTVTNTGSVAGKDVIEVYFNPPYTNGGIEKASANLVQFEKTDILEPGASQTITVSFALEDMASYDYKDAKGYVLEAGDYIISINKDSHNIIDSKTYTVASEIKGRNSDQAEVTNRFDFAEGEVNYLSRADGFANYAEAISAPTDYNMTDEAKASFYNISNYLTPEATAADEDPNAAAITTGADNGIKLKDMVGIDKDDPMWDQFMDQLTLDEMNDIISLGGYQTNSIDSVGKIRTNDCDGPSSINNNFTGVGSLGFPVGVVISATFNKQLAHDFGYFIGVMADEMDTSGWYAPAMNIHRTAFAGRNFEYYSEDGLLSGYIAGNSVAGAWENGVYAYMKHFALNDQEQNRLDMLCTWSNEQAIREIYLRPFEACVKDYGCLAVMSSFNYIGNRWAGGCSELLMDVLRGEWGFKGFVLTDYFGVYGYMSSDQAIRNGTDMMLVNYPTQTNNVQFRDTNGAQQAMRQSAKNALYVVANSRAYYEENYSNKLPVWKVILYIADAVVIALCCLILVKAFKKKEEVA
- a CDS encoding AAA family ATPase, with protein sequence MDNLKFPVITIGREYCAYGRTIAGMLSERLGIPYYDKDFVKKTVIESGFSEDEVNSEGESLSSLSLFIEHFLNGTAAYNSYDDIFNAQKHVIVDLAQKPCIIVGRCADFVLKEAGIKSLDVFLYAETDFKLERAAQLHPGVDDAHLKKIMKKQDELRRIYYKHYTGHDSYDFSNYDLCLNTGIIGVEKCADIIEEIVKGV
- a CDS encoding TRAP transporter permease, with the protein product MSTNNNIETKESNILNASATAAQTQTGGADIDSVMRKYDRESNTRVWTGVPKIVVTVVLALFSLWCIYVTLFATFLEEIRLTSFMALIVLMGFLIYPHKKGLTKPNYIPIGDMIFMLLGTASYLYFTFNANDIINQGTRFEWYQIIIGIVGIAALVEVTRRCVGMPILIVAAFFVIYALTIGLTNPSFPGRVRYLVRNLFYTKGGILSTPVNVCSKYIVVFIIFGAFLERTGISSFFIELANSIAGRFAGGPAKVAVISSALCGMVSGSSVGNTVTTGSVTIPMMKKTGYKNEFAAAVEAASSTGGQIMPPIMGAAAFLMADFIGVPYSDVISKAVLPAILYFFGIFITVHLEAKRLKLTGIPKDQLPSFFKLIKKIYLLIPIIMLIVWVSGNYMTMQKAASLAIILSIIVGFINRDAKLNPRKILDALSSGGKSAITVGAACGVAGIISGAITMTGLANELINAIVGVAGDKLIIALILTMLCCIVLGMGVPTTANYCIMAATTAPILIRMGVPIAAAHFFVFYFGIVADITPPVALAAYAGSAIAKSNPMKTAFTASRLAIAAFIVPYMFCLSPALLMIDTTPLAVAQISITAVFGIFGLAAGLEGYCFTDMNKIIRVLTVVGGLLLIYPGLLTDGVGLVLVIGSLAFQFIMSKKTIKGAEA
- a CDS encoding TAXI family TRAP transporter solute-binding subunit, translating into MMKKTHVFRTLSLVLAVVMCTCLCACGSGLRFMFGTGGTAGTYYAYGGVLAQYMKQYAGVRVTAVSTGGSKANIQSIQDGDFQLGFTQSDVMSYAWSGTRAFEQDGATHDFRVLGCLYAETVQLITMDPDIRSVSDLKGKSISIGEAGSGVYFNALDVLEGAGITLDDIKPQYQSFEDSKESLKDGKIDAAFIVAGAPTTAITELATTNGVKLIGIDGDLRDGIIEKCPYYSAYTIPAGTYPGQDEDVETITVKATVIVSASLDDDVVYDLTAAIFDHIDDITLENAKGAELNLENATSVTDVPYHEGAAKYYAEHGITVRTEE
- a CDS encoding aldo/keto reductase; translated protein: MKNVTLGRTGICVPQNGFGALPVQRVSLDEAVVLLRKAYDGGMRFFDTARAYSDSEEKLGAAFGDGYVKRDEIVITTKTQAKTPEAFWKDLETSLATLKTEYIDVYQFHLMGQCYKPGDGTGMYECMQEAKAKGMIKHIGGTAHKLGIAKELIESDLYETVQYPMSYLASDKEIELIHMCNEHNVGFIGMKGLAGGLITNSKAAMAFISQFDGAVPIWGIQRDKELDEWLSYMDETPSMDDEIKAFIESERKELMGDFCRGCGYCSPCTVGIQINQCNRMSLMLRRAPSDAWLSEYWQEEMKKIDECVNCGACLPRCPYELNIPELLKKNLEDYRMVLKGERKVK